A single region of the Nomascus leucogenys isolate Asia unplaced genomic scaffold, Asia_NLE_v1 Super-Scaffold_258, whole genome shotgun sequence genome encodes:
- the ZNHIT3 gene encoding zinc finger HIT domain-containing protein 3: protein MASLKCSTVVCVICLEKPKYRCPACRVPYCSVACFQKHKEQCNPETRPVEKKIRSALPTKTIKPVENKDDDDDSIADFLNSDEEEDRVSLQNLKNLGESATLRSLLLNPHLRQLMVNLDQGEDKAKLMRAYMQEPLFVEFADCCLGIVEPSQNEDS, encoded by the exons ATGGCGTCGCTCAAATGTAGCACCGTCGTCTGCGTGATCTGCTTGGAGAAGCCTAAATACCGCTGTCCAGCCTGCCGCGTGCCCTA CTGCTCGGTAGCCTGCTTCCAGAAGCACAAAG AACAATGCAACCCTGAAACTCGTCctgttgagaaaaaaataagatcagCTCTTCCTACCAAAACCATAAAGCCTGTGGAAAACAAAG ATGATGATGACGACTCTATAGCTGATTTTCTCAATAGTGATGAGGAAGAAGACAGAGTTTCTTTGCAGAATTTAAAGAATTTAG GGGAATCTGCAACATTAAGAAGCTTATTGCTCAATCCACACCTCAGGCAGTTGATGGTCAACCTCGATCAGGGGGAAGACAAAGCAAAGCTCATGAGAGCTTACATGCAAGAACCCTTGTTTGTGGAGTTTGCAGACTGCTGTTTAGGAATTGTGGAGCCATCCCAGAATGAGGATTCTTAA